The Candidatus Desulfofervidus auxilii DNA segment AAGGAGGTCGCGGATTTTAAACTAGTTGACAAAATGGAGAAATTTGGTTACCAAAAATAAAAGAGCGCCTGTAGCTCAGCTGGACAGAGCAACGGACTTCTAATCCGTAGGTCGCAGGTTCGAATCCTGCCAGGCGCACCAAAAAGAAAGTTAAAATTAAGGCCAGTTAGGAAAAACACTTAGCTGGCCTTTTTATTCCCAAAAACTTAGGTGTAACTTTAATCCTTGTTTACTTCGCAGAGAGCGGATTTTTCTCAACTCTTTTTTTATAATTTTTTCACCACAACATCTTGTATTGTTACGAGGAAGTACTAGGGGGCAGGACAAATGCCTCTCTATACTTGCCTGCCTGTCGGCAGACAGGTTAAAAAGGCCAATTTAACAAAACGCATAGAGGGGCTTAAGGGCAAAATCATGTCCTTTAATTTTACAATTGATCAAAGGCTTATGTTAGTGGAATTAGTAGAAAAATGGATAGATGATTGTAAGGCATATGGGGTAAAAAGTATTACCTTAAAATTTAAATTTTTACGGTTTTGCTTGACATGATACAACTAGGAATTAACATGGAGGTAATACTATGAATATTCGGAAAATCACATCATTGACTATGCTAATCTCGTTTGTGCTTTGCATTCTGACGAGTGCCATACTTTACATTGCGCCACATGGCCGAGTCGCATATTGGTCAAATTGGCGTCTATGGGGCTTAAGCAAGACGCAATGGAGCGAGTTACATCTCAATTTAGGTATTCTTTTTTTGTTGGCCGGGTTTCTGCATGTTTATTATAATTGGAAATCAATAACTGCCTATTTAAAAAACAAAGCGAAACGAATAAAGGTGTTTACTGTAAATTTTAATATTGCTTTGATGCTTACCCTTATTGTTGGTATCGGGACCTATTTTCAAATTCCACCGATGAGCACTATAATTAATATTAGCGAATCAATTAAGGATTCGGCTGGTATTAAGTACGGCGAACCACCTTATGGCCATGCCGAGCTATCTTCCTTAAAAATGTTTGCCAAAAGGGTGGGGCTTGACCTATCCAAAAGTATAGAGTTACTTCGGCAAGCCGGCATCAAATTTGAAAATGAGACACAAACCATTAATGACATCGCAAAGAAAAATAATCTTTCGCCAAAACAGGTGTACGAGATTATTAAACCCGCAACTCAAAAAAAAGACACTGGTGAACATTCTGTTTTTCCAGATTTACCACCTCCTGGTTTTGGCAGAAAAAAACTTGCCGAGTTTTGTGATGATTTCGATTTGGATCTCACTGAAATAATACATGCCTTGTCCCAGAAAGGAGTAAAGGCCACGTCAACACAGAGCATTAAGGAGATTGCAGCGAAAAACAATATGGAACCAATGGCTATCTTTGAGATAATCAGAGACGCAATCAACGGAAACAAGAGAGCTCCGAACAATCGTATCGACCCGGACAGCAAAAAACGCCACTCGTTCCTTATTCTGCTTTTTGCTACCGGTTATGCCTAAAGACTGCGAGAAGAGTGGAGGAAGACTTACGGCCAGATATTACACCCTATATTACTTTCAGTGCTATCCCAAAATCCGCGATTGATGTTTAGATACCTGGCTGCCGAACAGGCAGGACAATATATATTGGTTATACTTGTACAGGGCTTATAGATATTAGGCTTGTAGGAATAGTCACACTTATGGATATTTTAAGGGCCTCAGAAATTCATGAATAGACCTGCCTGCTAATACTTTGAACATAGCGATGGTTTGTTTAAATTAGATTATTTTTTGACTGCCTTTAACGAGAGGGGTTTCAACGTTCTTTAATGCCCTAAAACCTCTTAGTATTTCCCTAAATTTCTTATTTGTTACATTCACTTCTTTCAAAGTGGCCATTTTATCTTGCTTGTCTGCGTGAATCGCAGGTATCTCCAATATGTTAAATGAAGGATAAGACCTGCCCTTCAGCCTCCGAGATGTGGCTGTCCCTGCTGTGATAAGATAGGTATTCTCTAGCCTCCATGTCCAGGGCAAGTGCTTATGGCCTGAAAAAACAAAATTTACTCCCAACTCCATACAAATCTTTAGAACATCCCCTGCATCTGAGGGTATGTTTCTCTCCCTTCCTGTTCCAGGGATAGGAATAAGGTGATGATGCATGGCCAGTATTTTTACCTTGTTGTTTATGGATAATTTTTCTCTTATGAGCCCGTAGTTTTCCCGTCCTACATGTCCATCATCTATGTCTGGTTGACTGGAATCTATCCCCAAAATCACTACTTTCTCATTTTCATAGTAAGGGCATCTTGTCCCAAAAATCTCCTCAAAAATTATATATCCCTCGTTTCTTGCATCATGATTGCCTGGTACTACTATTTTATTCTTCACCTTTATTCTATCGATATATGTCTTTGCCAATTCATATTCATGGACATATCCATCATCTGTAAGGTCACCTGTGATAATAAGTATCTCTGGCATTTCAGAATTTAAGATATCAATAACATTTTCACCCCACTGCGAAACAAAATTTGGGCCTGTAATATGCAAATCAGAGACATGCGCTATTTTTATTTTTTCATCTTTGACCATATAAGAAATCTAAATCTTTTTTATTACAAAATGGTGCCAAAATGATTAAGATTTTGCGAAAGTTATATTATGGGCTTTAATCACAAAAAAGAGAGAAAAAGCCATTTAGACTTTTTCCCTCAGACTTGATTCCTTAGATGTTCTCTAGAAAGTTTCTGAAAAACCCCAAAGGTAATAAGGTGAACTATTAAAATCAAAACTAGCCATATTGGTGCCGGTAGGAACTACCAACACCCATCCCCAATATGTCCCAGGAGACAGGGCTGATTTATTAAATTCTGGAAGTATTTCCTCATATACAGAATGTGTCTGATTTTTTCTCCAGGCAGATACTAAGGCCAGGTCAGTTACCAGATGAAACTGATTGTTTTCATCTATAGAATACAAAGAACCATCAGGTAAGGAGATACCCAGATAGATATCTACTGGGGCAGAAAAGGTATGTAATCCTACCTTCACACTGGCCTTACCATGTTCTACAAAACCATCAGACATAGGTCTTGCCAGTTTAGGATTGGGATGGGTATAAGGATAGTTTTGCGGAGAATAGATATAAGTATTAGGAGCAGTAGGAACAGGCATCTTAGCCAACTCACCACCTAAGGTCGTCCAGCCCTTTGTCCAGTCATACTGAGAATCAAAGGCTCCTATAAAGTCGGCATTTCCCACAAAGAAGCGATCTTGTGGCGGATTGGCAGCTCCGCTAAGGGCAGGAGACCCAGCCGAGGGACGTAAATCAGGATTTTGCCAGTCAGTGCTGTTGAGAAGAGGGTCAACCAAGCGGTTGTTTTGCATCATCTGGGTGACAAATTCCTTAGTAGTGAAAGGTGGGGTATAACCCTTCTCATCGCTCTCATCAGGGTTAAAGTTCTCTCCACCTAAATTGTTGTAGATGATATTATGATCAATTATCAGTTCACCGTTTTGAGCCCTGGCAAAGGTAGCTTCATTGTCAATGTCTACAGCGGCCTCTAAAAAGCCATAGATAATGGAATTTTGAAGGTTAAGTCGTGTTCCACGGCGAGGGAGTACCCCTTCGCCTTCTTCCTCAGGGATCTGATTATTGCCGATAAGGGTCATATTGTAAAGATCCGCCTTGGATATAGGCTGGGCATCATTGTCGGCCTTAAGATTATCAGCCTCAATGCCCCGCCGGCCCGCATCATTGGCTAAAAGGCCTACTATAAACTGGCCTTTGCCCTGATACCCATTTGTCCAGTCATACTGGTCATCAGTGCAATAAGTGACCAGGATGTTTCTGACATTAGCGTTGCCACCAAAAAACTCTATCCCATCGTCATCGTTGTGATCTATTTGAACATACTCAATGATGGTCTCATCACCGACACCCTGTAGAGTAAGGCCATTCCACTCATTTTCCCCATCTATCCGGAAACCACCGTATTCGATACGCACATAACGTAAGATACCACTGCTGTCATGCGGATCACACCCGCCATATTCGCCCATGCCGGCCTCTCCCACTACTGTCACATCCTCTATCGGTGCAGGACAAAGGACCCCAGTTGCATTTGTTGTTCCGTAGCCATTAATAGATATCCCGCCCCAGTCGCCTCTTGCTGGGTTTTCTGAAGCACTGGTAAACACGATAGGTTCTTCAGGGGTTCCTATGGCTATAATCTTTGCCCCCCGATCGATGATTAAGGCACTCCGAGGTTGGCAATATATTTTTGTGCCAGGCTTTATGGTAAGAACACAAGGTGCTTTTACTATGGTATTAGCCTCAAGAAATACCTCACCTTCCCAGGTGGTATCTTCAGCGATAATCCCTCCTACCCTAGTCTGGGCAGGTGCCTGGACCAACCACAAAAGACATAACACAATACTAAGAACAAGCCCTTTAAAAGGATAACCTCGTAACAAACCTTTACTCACCATAACAACACCTCCTATTTAATATTTGCCTGAATAAATACCAATTTTTTGTTACAAAAGTTTGACATTCCTGTAGCTTTTTATTAACAAAGATATAGCTATTAAAAGTACCTTGATAATCCGATAGAGAAAGAGACCCCCTCCTTATAGCGCTGGTAGATTCTATCTCCTTGTGTAAATTCAACCTGCTCATTAAGCAGGTTCTTGGCTGTAAATTTTAATTCCCAGGGGCCGAAGTTCTTTTTTACTAGAAAGTCCAGCCAGTGGGTGGGTTCTTCATAAATGTCTGGAAGACCATAGGCCGCTGCGGCATAAAGGCGTTTTCCTATGTAGTTATAAAGTAGGCGAATGGTAAGGTTTCGATCAGGGTTAGTGTAGTCAAAGACAAGGTTAATAATATGATCGGATTGTCCGTGAAGAGGCCGCTTGGCAGCGGTCATAATGGGTGTTATATCAGACCCCATTTCCACCTTTGAGTAGGTATAGGTGTAATTGAAATTAGTGGTCAGATTAGTAAACAGGGGATGGATAAAGCCTAGCCCTTTTCTAATCTCAAGTTCTAGCCCTGTAGCATAACCTGACTTAGCATTAATGTAATACCTTCGCGTGCCCGCCGAGGTAGCTTCCTGAACCCTCTCAATAGGCTTAGTTATGTCTTTATAAAAAAAGCTTACTGCTTGAAGCTCGTAAACACTGGGGAACCACTCCAAACGAATGTCAAAGTTCCTAAAATTTGCCGTTTTTAGGTCCGGATTGCCCACTACTGTTTCTGTCTCTGCCACATCATAGTATTCAAATTCAGACAACTCCCGAAGCTGGGGACGGTTTACGGTCTCTGAATAGCTCCCACGCAGGTTCATTGTATCTGTTAATGAAAAAGTCACATTGATGGCCGGAAAGACATCATCATCACTGAGTTTGGCCACAACAGCTTCTTCAGGATCAAAGGGATTAAAGGTTGCCACCTCTATGTCATCTGCCTCAAATCTTATACCTCCAACAGTACGCAACTTATCAAACAGTAGGAGGTCCAACATAGCATAGGTCGCCACGTTTCGCTCCCAGGCATCATAGGCATCCGTTGACCTTGTGGTTTCTTCTAACCACCAACCGTTGCGGACCTTAAAATTCTCAGGGGCATAGAGAGACTGAGGGTCTAGACTAAGATCTACATCCAGAATTCCTGGGCCCCGTCTGATGTGAAACCGCCTGTAGGTAAAATCCCTGTCCTGATAGGTGTAAGAGAAACCCCATTTTAACTTGGTAGGTATCTTGATGAGGTTCTCAAGGTCTAGTTTCCAGTCCAGTCCTGTATCCCAGCGGTATTCACCAAGGTCAGCAAAATATCTGGTACCACTTCGGGGAGAATCCATCCAGAGGGTTGGCTCGCCAGCCTCCCTATCATAGAAGTACTGAACTTCTCGTTGGTCAGGTTCTTCTAGCCCTGTCTTTGAGTAGCTAACTCGCCAGTTAATGTCACTTTTGCCAAAGGATATGTGGTGGTTTCCCAAAAGCTGCCCCTGGTAAATATACTCCTCGCACCACTTAAGACGTCTATCCCAGATATCCTGACCCCAAGTCTCATGGTATCCGAAGTACTCCCGAACCTGATCATTGGACTTACGCTGGTAGAAGTTTTTAAAAGAGAATTTGTGCTGGGGAGACAGCTCAAAGCCTACATTCAAAATTCCTCCCCAATCAACCTTCTTCTCATATGTATTAAAGGTGAAGTCTGCAAGGATCTTTTGGCGACCCTGATAACCCATACTGTACCATTTGCGCTCTTCATCTTCTATGGTCTGGAATTTGCGACCGTAATGAAGGTTGAGGAAATAGCCAAACTTTTTAACCTTGTTTCCAATTTCAAAACCAAATCCCTGGGAAGGATAGGCAGTAATTTCGCTGGGATTCCAAATATTTTCAAATGCCCTGCCAAACTTTACTATCTCTTCTGGGCTGAAGCCCTCACCGGTAATATCAAGTGGCTTTATGAATTCTGATGGTATTTCATCGGGAATATCTCTGGTTCCGTCATCAAATCCCAACCAGTCCCAGTTTCCACCGTTATATTGCTTAAAGGCCTTAAATGTGGTTCGACTGTTATAGCCTGTGGAAAGGGAGAACTTCATTTTAAAGGTGTCAGGATAGTCCTTGGTTTCAATCTGGACAAGACCGCCGGAGAACTCAGCGGGGAGGTCAGGAGTATAGGATTTGGCTACATTGATAGATTCTACAATAGTTGCAGGAAAAAGGTCTAAGGGTACTATTTTCTTTTCAGGCTCTGGAGAAGCAAGGCAGGTCTTATCAAGAGTTGTCTTTGAATAGCGGTCACCAAGGCCTCTTACAAAGACATATTTTTTCTTAACCACAGATATACCGGTCACCCTTCTAACTACTTCGGCCACATCTGCATCAGGTTGTTTTTTTATAACTTCGCTGCTAACACGATCAGTAATGGCAGGTGCCTTTTTACGGAGAATAAGCTGGGTGGCCTCAGTGGCCCTTTCAGGTTCAGCCACTACCTCTACCACTTCTATCTTTTCCTCTTTTCTTGGTTCAAGGGAGATATCTAACCTTGTTACTTTGCCAGGCCTAACTACTACATTTTTGATTCTCTGTCCTTGATAAAGGGGATAAAAGACTCTAATTTCATATTTACCCTCAGGCAACTCCAGGCGAAACTTTCCATCTAGGTCTGTAAAGACCTTTTTGCCTGTTTCTACCACCTCTACCCCGGCTTCGATAAGGGTTTCACCTGTATTTTTGTCCAAGACTACCCCACTTATAATACCGCTCTTTTCTTCCTTTGCCTGCCCGCCATCGCTACCTGCCCGCCAATGCCTGTTTGCCTCGTTCTCCTGCACGACGATGGGCCTGCCTGCCATCGCTTTGCTCAGGCAGGCAGGCAGGCGCTCAGGCGTTAGCAGGCGGGGCTGACTAAAGGCAAATGAAGGCATAAACAAGAGAAACATCAACAGCCAAAGTAGCTTTTTCACTGGAGCCTCTTGAGAATTTTAATTTTTGGCCAAAGGTTTTGTTAATACAGCAATAGTCACAGCCCCGCCTTCTCTAGCTCTATCCATTACCTCCACCGCGAAACCGTAATTGGCATGGTCTTCTATATCTACAAAAAGCACATGGTCATCTCGGGCCGCAAACACCCTTTTTAGGCGTTGGGGAAGTTCCTCTAATGAAACCTTTACATTTCCATTTATTAAAAGTTTGTTTTTAGGTAATATACAAAGCACTAAGGGTTCTTCGGTGTTTGTTTTGGATTCTTGCTTCACTTCTTTTTTCTCTTGTTCCGGAATATGAACCCAAAACTGCCTTACCAATAAAGGAGTAATTACCATAAAGATGATTAAAAGCACTAACACTACATCTACTAAAGGAGTGACGTTTATTTCTGGCCTCACTCCCTTATTTTTATTTCCTGAATATAAATCCACTCCCATTTTAGCCCTGTTCCTTATGCTTATGTTTATGACCTACCACCAATCCCGTGCCTTTGAATCCCAGTAATTTAGCCTTTTGTAGCACAGGGCGTATCTTTCCAAATTCTAAAGATGCATCGGCCTTTAAAGTCAGACGTCTGTTTGGGGTTTCTTGCCGAACCTGTCTTAATTTATCCTCTAAGGCTTCAAGTGTTGGATAAATTTGCTCTTTTATATAGTAATACCCATCAGCAGTGATAATTACACAAACAGGTTCATAACTCATTTTGGCCTTGGGATCAGGATGAAATACTGCAGGTAGCTTTACCTGAAATTTTTCTAGCATCTTTGGGGTAAGCACCATAAAGATGATTAAAAGCACTAGCACTACATCTACAAGCGGTGTTACATTAATGTAAGGACTAAGGGACCTCCTTTGCACTTTTATCCTCCATTTTATCCACAATCTCCTGGGCTATATTCTTTAAAAATATTTCTTCCTTTTCTATTTTTCCTGAAAGATAATGAAAGGCAATGACTGCTGGAATGGCGACAAATAATCCTAGGGCAGTTTCTACCAGGGCCTCGGCAATACCGGCTGAAACAGCTGCCAGTCCACCAGAACCTGTTTTAGCTATGCCTTCAAAGGCAGAAATAATCCCAATTACTGTCCCTAATAGACCCACAAAGGGGGCTACAGAACCTACCGTAGAAAGAATGCCAAATCCCTGTCGCATCTCCTGGGATAGATTTTCCACATACTGCCCCAATCTTTTAGCTACCCTTTCAGGTCTTTTATGGGCTAAATAGTGCCTTATTTCCATACTTACTAAACGGGCGGCATAACTTGCCTGAAATTTAGAAGCAAGATTGAGGGCCGCCTCAAAATTTGGATTATTGAGAATAGGTTCTAATTTTCTTATAAACTCCTTTGATTTCCTCTGGTGGCGAAATAAGACAAAACATCGGTCTATAAATACCGATAAGGACATAAGCCCCATAATAATCAAACACAAGGCCACCATCTTTGCCAGGGGGCTCATGGTATGCCAGATATGGGCCCAATTTAGCTCCATCACTATCTCCTCATGTCTTTATTTTGAAAGGAATCTTTATAATCCGATACACACAAATGGGTTTACCTTGATAAATGGCAGGACGATATCGCCAACGTTTCACTGCTGCAATGGCAGCTGCAGCAAAAGGCTCCTTGCCTCTTAAAACTTCCGCTTTAGTTACCTGTCCTTTTTCATCAATGATTACCTTGAGGATAACTAGCCC contains these protein-coding regions:
- a CDS encoding DUF4405 domain-containing protein, with protein sequence MNIRKITSLTMLISFVLCILTSAILYIAPHGRVAYWSNWRLWGLSKTQWSELHLNLGILFLLAGFLHVYYNWKSITAYLKNKAKRIKVFTVNFNIALMLTLIVGIGTYFQIPPMSTIINISESIKDSAGIKYGEPPYGHAELSSLKMFAKRVGLDLSKSIELLRQAGIKFENETQTINDIAKKNNLSPKQVYEIIKPATQKKDTGEHSVFPDLPPPGFGRKKLAEFCDDFDLDLTEIIHALSQKGVKATSTQSIKEIAAKNNMEPMAIFEIIRDAINGNKRAPNNRIDPDSKKRHSFLILLFATGYA
- a CDS encoding metallophosphoesterase family protein; translated protein: MVKDEKIKIAHVSDLHITGPNFVSQWGENVIDILNSEMPEILIITGDLTDDGYVHEYELAKTYIDRIKVKNKIVVPGNHDARNEGYIIFEEIFGTRCPYYENEKVVILGIDSSQPDIDDGHVGRENYGLIREKLSINNKVKILAMHHHLIPIPGTGRERNIPSDAGDVLKICMELGVNFVFSGHKHLPWTWRLENTYLITAGTATSRRLKGRSYPSFNILEIPAIHADKQDKMATLKEVNVTNKKFREILRGFRALKNVETPLVKGSQKII
- a CDS encoding TonB-dependent receptor domain-containing protein — its product is MPSFAFSQPRLLTPERLPACLSKAMAGRPIVVQENEANRHWRAGSDGGQAKEEKSGIISGVVLDKNTGETLIEAGVEVVETGKKVFTDLDGKFRLELPEGKYEIRVFYPLYQGQRIKNVVVRPGKVTRLDISLEPRKEEKIEVVEVVAEPERATEATQLILRKKAPAITDRVSSEVIKKQPDADVAEVVRRVTGISVVKKKYVFVRGLGDRYSKTTLDKTCLASPEPEKKIVPLDLFPATIVESINVAKSYTPDLPAEFSGGLVQIETKDYPDTFKMKFSLSTGYNSRTTFKAFKQYNGGNWDWLGFDDGTRDIPDEIPSEFIKPLDITGEGFSPEEIVKFGRAFENIWNPSEITAYPSQGFGFEIGNKVKKFGYFLNLHYGRKFQTIEDEERKWYSMGYQGRQKILADFTFNTYEKKVDWGGILNVGFELSPQHKFSFKNFYQRKSNDQVREYFGYHETWGQDIWDRRLKWCEEYIYQGQLLGNHHISFGKSDINWRVSYSKTGLEEPDQREVQYFYDREAGEPTLWMDSPRSGTRYFADLGEYRWDTGLDWKLDLENLIKIPTKLKWGFSYTYQDRDFTYRRFHIRRGPGILDVDLSLDPQSLYAPENFKVRNGWWLEETTRSTDAYDAWERNVATYAMLDLLLFDKLRTVGGIRFEADDIEVATFNPFDPEEAVVAKLSDDDVFPAINVTFSLTDTMNLRGSYSETVNRPQLRELSEFEYYDVAETETVVGNPDLKTANFRNFDIRLEWFPSVYELQAVSFFYKDITKPIERVQEATSAGTRRYYINAKSGYATGLELEIRKGLGFIHPLFTNLTTNFNYTYTYSKVEMGSDITPIMTAAKRPLHGQSDHIINLVFDYTNPDRNLTIRLLYNYIGKRLYAAAAYGLPDIYEEPTHWLDFLVKKNFGPWELKFTAKNLLNEQVEFTQGDRIYQRYKEGVSFSIGLSRYF
- a CDS encoding ExbD/TolR family protein; the protein is MGVDLYSGNKNKGVRPEINVTPLVDVVLVLLIIFMVITPLLVRQFWVHIPEQEKKEVKQESKTNTEEPLVLCILPKNKLLINGNVKVSLEELPQRLKRVFAARDDHVLFVDIEDHANYGFAVEVMDRAREGGAVTIAVLTKPLAKN
- a CDS encoding ExbD/TolR family protein translates to MQRRSLSPYINVTPLVDVVLVLLIIFMVLTPKMLEKFQVKLPAVFHPDPKAKMSYEPVCVIITADGYYYIKEQIYPTLEALEDKLRQVRQETPNRRLTLKADASLEFGKIRPVLQKAKLLGFKGTGLVVGHKHKHKEQG
- a CDS encoding MotA/TolQ/ExbB proton channel family protein, coding for MELNWAHIWHTMSPLAKMVALCLIIMGLMSLSVFIDRCFVLFRHQRKSKEFIRKLEPILNNPNFEAALNLASKFQASYAARLVSMEIRHYLAHKRPERVAKRLGQYVENLSQEMRQGFGILSTVGSVAPFVGLLGTVIGIISAFEGIAKTGSGGLAAVSAGIAEALVETALGLFVAIPAVIAFHYLSGKIEKEEIFLKNIAQEIVDKMEDKSAKEVP